The sequence below is a genomic window from Lepus europaeus isolate LE1 chromosome 20, mLepTim1.pri, whole genome shotgun sequence.
CTGTGTACATTACGGCCGAAGCCTTCTCTTTCACGGCCGTGCGGACAGAGGAGGGACACAGGTAGACCCCAATGGTCGTCCCGTAGAACAGAGCTACCACGGAGAGGTGGGAGCCGCAGGTGGAAAAAGCTTTCCTTCTGCCACCCGCAGAGGGGACCTTCGCTACGGCCACGATGATGCGAGCGTAGGAGGCCAGGATGCAGACGAAGGGCGTGGCTATCACCATCCCAGCCACGAGGAGCACGAAGATCTTGTTGGCAGTTGTGTCCGTGCAGGAAAGCCGGAGGAGGGGAGTGAGGTCACAGAAGTAGTGGGGCAGCTCGTTGTGGCCACAGAAAACCAGGCGAGTCATGAGAAGGATGTGGGTGAGAGAGATGAGGCAGGAGAACAGCCACGGGCCACCCACTAGGAGGCCACAGAGGCGTGGGCTCATGATGGTGGCATAGTGTAAGGGAtggcaaatggccacaaagcggTCATAAGCCATCACGGCTATTAGGACACTGTCCATGATGCCGAAGAAATGGAAGAAGTACATCTGGGTCAGGCAGCAAGAATAGGAGATGG
It includes:
- the LOC133750028 gene encoding olfactory receptor 1M1, which translates into the protein MEPRNRTSTAEFILLGLSERPERETLLFSLFLCMYVVTAVGNLLIIVAISSDSHLHTPMYFFLANLSWVDFCLATDTVPKMLVNIQTKSRSISYSCCLTQMYFFHFFGIMDSVLIAVMAYDRFVAICHPLHYATIMSPRLCGLLVGGPWLFSCLISLTHILLMTRLVFCGHNELPHYFCDLTPLLRLSCTDTTANKIFVLLVAGMVIATPFVCILASYARIIVAVAKVPSAGGRRKAFSTCGSHLSVVALFYGTTIGVYLCPSSVRTAVKEKASAVMYTAVTPMLNPFIYSLRNRDLKGALRKLISRKITSSP